In Zunongwangia sp. HGR-M22, the sequence GCATCGATCACATTGTTTCCTAATCTTGGACCATTTGGGATGTAAATTTCAAGTTTTTCATCCATCTGTTTTTGATCCTGACTAAGCAATTTATCGTAATTCTTAAGACGAGCCTTCTGTTTAGATTGGCGACCTTTAGGATTCATCTTAGACCATTCTAACTCTCGTTCTAAAGTTTTTTGGCGTTTGCTGGCTTGTTTTTGCTCTTGTGCTAAACGCTTAGATTTTTGGTCTAACCAAGAAGAATAATTTCCTTTCCATGGAATACCTTCTCCCCTATCTAACTCTAAAATCCATCCTGCAACATTATCCAAGAAATAACGGTCGTGAGTTACGGCTATTACAGTTCCTTTATATTGTGCTAAATGATGCTCTAACCAATGTACAGATTCGGCATCCAAATGGTTTGTAGGCTCATCTAGTAAAAGGACATCTGGTTCTTGCAATAAAAGACGACAAAGGGCCACACGCCTTCTTTCGCCACCAGATAGTACTGAAATTTTCTTATCAGCATCTGGAGTTCTTAAAGCGTCCATGGCAATATCTAACTTGGTATCTAATTCCCATGCATTACTGGCGTCTATTTTATCCTGAAGTTCTGCCTGCTTGTCCATAAGCTTCTGCATCTTATCTGCATCTTCATAAACTTCTGGCAAACCAAACATATCGTTTATTTTGTTATACTCATCGAGAATAGCTACTGTTTCAGCAACACCTTCTTTTACAACTTCAAGTACTGTTTTCTCTTCATCTAATTCTGGTTCCTGCTCTAAGTACCCAACACTGTATCCAGAAGAAAACACTACATCTCCCTGATAATTTGTGTCTCTGCCTGCAATAATTTTCATTAAAGTGGACTTCCCCGAACCGTTAAGACCAAGAATCCCGATTTTTGCTCCGTAGAAAAAACTCAGGTATATATTTTTTAACACTGGTGTATTCGCCGATTTGTAGGTTTTGGTAACCCCACTCATCGAGAATATCACTTTCTTATCGTCTGCCATGTAATTTTAAATTTTTTGGTTGAATCAATTTAATTTGAAATCGAGTTTCATTTCTATAGAAAAGAAATAAAATCGAGCAAAAATACAAATAAACGAATACAATTTATTTGTGATCTCCTAAAAGTCGAAGTAAAAGAATAAGTTGACCAGTATGATAGGCATTATGCTCTATTACTAAAAGTAGTTCTCTTAATAAAGAATGCTTTTCGCTATTTTTTACCGGCGCATCCAAATCGTTAGAATCGTCCTGAATATATTTCGACAATTGCTGTCTTTCATTAAAAAACTGCTCTTTTAGCTGCTGCCATTCCTGTTCACTTTCTGGTGCTTGTTTTTGGTCCCAGTAGCCTTCTGGCCATTTTGGTGTATTGTAATCATCTAAGATTAGATAATCCAGAATATCTTTTTGCGTATAGGTAATGTGATAAAATATTTCATAAAAAGAATATGGTAAGTCCTATATTCGTTTACCAAGATTTTCAAATGAAACTTTTTCTAAAACCTTATCAATAGGCATAAACGCCTCGCCACCCTTAAGATGTTTTACTAACTGCTCTCTCTCCATAAATCCTTTCAATTTTTAAAATCAAATTCGACCTTTAAGGGCATTAAACACCCATGAAATGGCAAAAAAACCAATTCCAACTACAGAAAAACCGATCGCATGATCTTTATATTTTAAAACACCCAGTAGTACAATTGCGGTGGCTATCAAAAAAATAATAAACGAAGCCCACGCAAAAATGGAGTTCTTATTTAATCCCATAAATTATTATTTCTTACAAATATCGCATATTTTGATTAGTAATTTAAAAATCAAATTGCCTGTATTTTGTATTTTAGCCAATATTGTGAAATTTTTTAAATTATTTTTGAAAAGATTTAAGCAAATCAAGATTAAAATTCATTTTTACTAACCATAAAATTGCTTCCAAAAAACTGTTTATATGGATATTAACTTCAATAAAAATGAAGATCATAATAAATTATTAGTTTCAGATTTAAACCACCATCTTAAGAGAGTACATCTGGGAGGTGGCGAGAAACGTATAGAAAAACATCATGCCAAAGGAAAAATGACCGCCAGAGAGCGAATCAATTTTTTATTGGATAATCCAGAAGCTGCTATAGAAATAGGTGCTTTTGCAGGCGATGGCATGTATAAAGAACATGGTGGCTGTCCTAGCGGCGGCGTCGTGGTAAAAATAGGCAAGGTTTCTGGCAAACAGTGTATAATTGTTGCAAATGATGCTACTGTAAAAGCAGGTGCCTGGTTTCCGATCACCGGAAAGAAAAATCTAAGAGCTCAGGAAATCGCTATTGAAAATAGACTACCTATTATCTACCTTGTAGATAGCGCCGGGGTTTATTTACCAATGCAGGACGAAATTTTCCCTGATAAAGAACACTTCGGAAGGATCTTTAGAAATAATGCTGTAATGAGTAGCATAGGAATCACTCAAATTGCAGCTGTGATGGGAAGCTGTGTAGCTGGTGGTGCTTATTTACCAATAATGAGTGATGAAGCTATTATTGTTGAGAAAACCGGAAGTATTTTTCTTGCGGGCAGTTATTTAGTAAAAGCAGCTATCGGCGAAACTATCGATAATGAAACTTTAGGAGGCGCAACAACGCATACAGAAATTAGTGGTGTTACCGATTATAAAGCCAAAGACGATAAGGACGCGCTCACCAAGATTCAAAATATTATGGATAAAATTGGCGATTTTGATACCGCTGGTTTTAACCGAAAAAAGGCAACTCAGCCTAAATTAGACCCGAAGGAAATCTTCGGAATTTTACCTAAAAAGCGCTCAGATCAATATGATATGACACAAATCATTGAGCGTTTAGTTGATGACTCTGAATTTGAAGAATATAAAAAAGGTTACGGTGAAACCATCATAACCGGATATGCAAGAATCGATGGATGGGCGGTTGGAATCGTAGCCAATCAGCGTAAGATTGTAAAAACCAAAAAAGGTGAAATGCAATTTGGTGGGGTGATCTATTCTGATTCTGCCGATAAAGCCACTCGTTTTATTGCTAATTGTAACCAGAAGAAAATCCCGTTAGTATTCATTCAGGATGTGACCGGATTTATGGTAGGTAGCAAAAGTGAACATGGCGGCATCATTAAAGATGGTGCAAAGATGGTGAATGCAGTAAGTAATTCCGTAGTGCCAAAATTCACCATTATTATTGGTAATTCTTACGGTGCCGGTAACTATGCGATGTGTGGTAAAGCTTACGACCCAAGATTGATTGTTGCCTGGCCAAGTGCCGAACTTGCCGTAATGGGCGGCACACAGGCCGCAAAGGTATTGGCCCAAATCGAAACCGCTTCTTTAGAGAAAAAAGGAGAAAAGGTAGATGCTGAAAAAGAGAAAAAGGTTTTTGAAGAAATTAAATCCAGATACGACGAGCAAACCTCAGCATATTATGCGGCAGCAAGATTATGGACAGATGCGGTTATTAACCCTATGGATACCCGCAAATGGATCTCGACCGGAATCGAAGCTGCGAATCACGCCCCAATTGAAAAAGATTTTAATTTAGGTGTAATTCAGACTTAATAATAGTTCTGTCATTTTATTTACATTAATATAAAAATTCAAAATTGTAATGTATGTTCCCAATTTTGAAGTGTAAAATTTACTTAAAATCAAGAATGGTTTGAAAATCTTCTTAACCTCAAATAACTAATTAGAAACCATATTGTTTAATTTAACCATCAGGAATGAAAAAAGTTTTTTCCACATTTTTATTTTCAATGCTTGCTTTTGCAGCTTCCTCACAAGTGCTAAGCAACAAAGAAAAATATACTGAAGCTGATACACTGCGCGGCTCTTTAAGAGCAGAACGTGCGTATGATGCTTTAAAATATCATCTAAAATTAAAGGTAGATCCTTCAGAAAAATTTATTGGTGGTAGTAACGTAATCACCTTTAAAACGGAACAAAAACTACCAACAATGCAAATCGATCTATTTGAAAATATGAATATCGATTCGATTGTTTTCCACGGAAAAAACCTTGAATACAACAGAAAATACAATGCTGTTTTTGTGGAATTTGAAGAAGCTTTGGATAAAAATACTACCGATTCTTTAGAATTTTTCTATTCTGGGCATCCAATTGTAGCTAAAAATGCCCCATGGGACGGTGGTTTTGTTTGGAGTGAAGACGAAGATGGAAATCCCTGGGTTGGTGTTGCTGTGCAGGGCACCGGTGCCAGTCTTTGGTATCCTAACAAAGATCACCAAAGCGATGAACCAGAAAGTGTTCAGTTAGATATTGCAGTGCCAAACGGACTAATGAATGTCTCTAACGGAAGAATGATCGGTAAAAAGGATTTAGGTAATGGTTATACCGAGTGGAGTTGGAAAACTGTGAATCCAATAAACAATTACGATGTGATGATTAACATCGCTAACTACGAGCATTTTTCAGATAAATTCCAAGACCTAACTCTAGATTATTATGTACTTCCTTACAATCTTGATAAGGCCAAAAAACAATTCAAAGAAGTTCAGAATATGATGGAATGCTTCTACAGTAAAATGGGACCTTATCCGTTTATAGAAGATGGCTATAAGTTGGTGGAAACTCCGTATTTAGGAATGGAACACCAGAGTGCAGTTGCTTACGGTAATAAATATATGAAAGGTTACCTGGGCAGAGATTTATCTGGAACCGGAATTGGTTTAAAATGGGATTATATCATAATTCACGAATCTGGACACGAATGGTATGGGAATAGTATCACCGCCAAGGACATCGCAGATATGTGGATTCACGAAGGATTTACTACTTATACTGAATCGATTTATACTGAATGCAGATGGGGAAAAGAAGCAGCTTTAAAATATATAAAAGGACAACGCGCTAATATTCAAAATAGAGCGACCATTATAGGAGATTACGGCGTGAATGCTGAAGGTTCTGGTGATATGTATTTTAAAGGATCTAATTTACTAAATACCATTAGAAGCATTTATGACGATGATAAGCTTTGGTGGAATACCTTTAGAGATTACACCGCAACTTACAGGCACAAAATAATTGAAACTCAAACGGTAGAAGATTTTTTCAACAAACCTATCAAAACCGATTTACAACCTGTTTTCGATCAATATTTAAGACATAGCAGAATTCCGGAGCTGCAATTCAAAAAAGACGGTAAAACTTTCGCTTATCGCTGGAGAGCAGATGTTGAAGGATTTAATATGCCAGTAGATGTTTTTATCGACGGAAAAGAAACTCGCCTGAAACCAACTTTAAAATGGAAAAAATTAGATAAAAAAGTTTCTAGCGAAGATGCTATAAAATTAAATGATTTAGAATTTTACGTGAATGTAAAGTTTGAATCATAAAACTTTTAATACTTAAAAATAAAGCCTGAAATTCGATAATTTCAGGCTTTATTTTTTTTAGATATTTGCTGTTTTATACCAAGAATAAAATATAATAATGTTCCGAAGACGCTAAAGAAAATTACTATAAGCAACCATATCACTTTATCATTTCCTTACAATATCAATTATTGCCAATAACGAAAATAAAAAAGCTTAAAGAGAAAAAACTAAGATGAGAATAATTTGCGGAGCTCCGATGGCAAGAATTTGATTCAAAATTGTCATTGATTGATTTGTTTAAAATAATTATTTTAAACAAATCAATCTGTTTCTTCCAGTTGAAAAATTTCATTCACAGAACATTCAAAAAATTTCAGAGAGCTTCAAAGCCAAAATTGTAGAAGGAGCGTATCTATTTTTTTCCATAGAATTTACCGTTTGCCGCGAAACACCCAGCAATTTCGCCAAATCCTCCTAAGTCATATTCTTTTTGGCGCGTTCAACCTTAATCGAATTCTTCATTAATTGAACTTTTTCATAAAGTAGAAAACACCAAAATACCATAGAAACATGGTAAGAAGTAACTGACTGGCATGGATATCGATTTCAAAACTTCCGTGAAATAAAATACTTACAAAAGGACTCACAACAACAAATAGGACTCCGTATAAAAAAGTAGCGGCAAAAGCAACCAATCTTAATTTCATACTACGTTCATCTTCTATTTTTTCTTTTGAAGGCGCCAATATTAAACAAGCAATTAGGATCAGATCAAAAAATATATTCTTTGCAATCTCTTTTTCTACGGAAATAATTTTTGTGACTGCAATTCCAAAAAAACTATTGAAATTGCTGATAATACATATCCAACTATTTTAAATTTATGCGAAAGTAATTTGAGATCTGTATTTTTCATTTGTAAAGAATTTAAGTCTAAATGACAAAAATATTTTACATTTCGATATAATCAAAAATTTTATAGTTTCGTCACACACTAAAGATTCTGGACTTGATTCCTGTGGCTTTCATAAAATAATAGCGAACATAAAGGATAACAGGTGTTTTTTTAGGGTTAAAATAGAACATATTTTGAACAGAATCTGTATTTTTACCTAGAATGATATAGATTTTCATTAAACTACCCAGGGCAATTCTTTGCAGTATTTTTTTAAAACTTTATCAAGCCACAGAGTATTTTTACATTCGATAATCTTATAAATAAATCATGAAAAAACCATATTATGTGATTGTTAGTTTCGAGATCGATCCTAAACAATTTTCAAATCTCATTGAATTAATAAAATCTTTTTTTGAAAAAGAAGTTAGTACATGTCCTGGTTTTATTTCTTCACGCATTCTTAGTAATGAAGACCAAAATAAGGTTGTAAATTACGCTACATGGGAGAGCAAAGAAAAATTTGAAAAATTTGCTAATGAAGTGGCTGCCACCTCGAAAATATCTCTTGAAATTGCCGAATTTAATCCTATAAGAGAAACTTTTTATGAATATGAATATTTAGCAAAGTCAGAGTAGTTTCTTAGGATTAAAGAACCGTACTTGCTACTTTTCGAAGGCTCGAAATTGGCATATTATTTTCTCAA encodes:
- the ettA gene encoding energy-dependent translational throttle protein EttA; the encoded protein is MADDKKVIFSMSGVTKTYKSANTPVLKNIYLSFFYGAKIGILGLNGSGKSTLMKIIAGRDTNYQGDVVFSSGYSVGYLEQEPELDEEKTVLEVVKEGVAETVAILDEYNKINDMFGLPEVYEDADKMQKLMDKQAELQDKIDASNAWELDTKLDIAMDALRTPDADKKISVLSGGERRRVALCRLLLQEPDVLLLDEPTNHLDAESVHWLEHHLAQYKGTVIAVTHDRYFLDNVAGWILELDRGEGIPWKGNYSSWLDQKSKRLAQEQKQASKRQKTLERELEWSKMNPKGRQSKQKARLKNYDKLLSQDQKQMDEKLEIYIPNGPRLGNNVIDAKGVSKAFGDKLLYEDLNFNLPQAGIVGIIGPNGAGKTTIFKMIMGEEQPDKGSFEVGETAKISYVDQSHSDIDTEKTIWQNFSDEQELIMMGGRQVNSRAYLSRFNFSGSEQNKKVSALSGGERNRLHLAMTLKEEGNVLLLDEPTNDLDVNTLRALEEGLENFAGCAVVISHDRWFLDRVCTHILAFEGDSQVYFFEGSFSDYEENKKKRLGGDIMPKRIKYKKLTR
- a CDS encoding DinB family protein; its protein translation is MFYHITYTQKDILDYLILDDYNTPKWPEGYWDQKQAPESEQEWQQLKEQFFNERQQLSKYIQDDSNDLDAPVKNSEKHSLLRELLLVIEHNAYHTGQLILLLRLLGDHK
- a CDS encoding CAL67264 family membrane protein, which produces MGLNKNSIFAWASFIIFLIATAIVLLGVLKYKDHAIGFSVVGIGFFAISWVFNALKGRI
- a CDS encoding acyl-CoA carboxylase subunit beta, which translates into the protein MDINFNKNEDHNKLLVSDLNHHLKRVHLGGGEKRIEKHHAKGKMTARERINFLLDNPEAAIEIGAFAGDGMYKEHGGCPSGGVVVKIGKVSGKQCIIVANDATVKAGAWFPITGKKNLRAQEIAIENRLPIIYLVDSAGVYLPMQDEIFPDKEHFGRIFRNNAVMSSIGITQIAAVMGSCVAGGAYLPIMSDEAIIVEKTGSIFLAGSYLVKAAIGETIDNETLGGATTHTEISGVTDYKAKDDKDALTKIQNIMDKIGDFDTAGFNRKKATQPKLDPKEIFGILPKKRSDQYDMTQIIERLVDDSEFEEYKKGYGETIITGYARIDGWAVGIVANQRKIVKTKKGEMQFGGVIYSDSADKATRFIANCNQKKIPLVFIQDVTGFMVGSKSEHGGIIKDGAKMVNAVSNSVVPKFTIIIGNSYGAGNYAMCGKAYDPRLIVAWPSAELAVMGGTQAAKVLAQIETASLEKKGEKVDAEKEKKVFEEIKSRYDEQTSAYYAAARLWTDAVINPMDTRKWISTGIEAANHAPIEKDFNLGVIQT
- a CDS encoding M1 family metallopeptidase yields the protein MKKVFSTFLFSMLAFAASSQVLSNKEKYTEADTLRGSLRAERAYDALKYHLKLKVDPSEKFIGGSNVITFKTEQKLPTMQIDLFENMNIDSIVFHGKNLEYNRKYNAVFVEFEEALDKNTTDSLEFFYSGHPIVAKNAPWDGGFVWSEDEDGNPWVGVAVQGTGASLWYPNKDHQSDEPESVQLDIAVPNGLMNVSNGRMIGKKDLGNGYTEWSWKTVNPINNYDVMINIANYEHFSDKFQDLTLDYYVLPYNLDKAKKQFKEVQNMMECFYSKMGPYPFIEDGYKLVETPYLGMEHQSAVAYGNKYMKGYLGRDLSGTGIGLKWDYIIIHESGHEWYGNSITAKDIADMWIHEGFTTYTESIYTECRWGKEAALKYIKGQRANIQNRATIIGDYGVNAEGSGDMYFKGSNLLNTIRSIYDDDKLWWNTFRDYTATYRHKIIETQTVEDFFNKPIKTDLQPVFDQYLRHSRIPELQFKKDGKTFAYRWRADVEGFNMPVDVFIDGKETRLKPTLKWKKLDKKVSSEDAIKLNDLEFYVNVKFES
- a CDS encoding antibiotic biosynthesis monooxygenase family protein, which codes for MKKPYYVIVSFEIDPKQFSNLIELIKSFFEKEVSTCPGFISSRILSNEDQNKVVNYATWESKEKFEKFANEVAATSKISLEIAEFNPIRETFYEYEYLAKSE